In the genome of Saprospira sp. CCB-QB6, one region contains:
- a CDS encoding UDP-2,3-diacylglucosamine diphosphatase, whose amino-acid sequence MSARIYFASDIHLGVANSAKRERQFVRWLQTILADEEAEALYLVGDIFDFWFEYKTVVPKGFLRTLGILAQLADRGVVLHLFTGNHDVWMFDYFEKELGAKIYRDPIQVCLQGQNFLIGHGDGLGPGDHGYKFIKKIFRNSFCQWLFRWLHPDIGAALAQFFSHSSRAAQDGPQDFLGTEKEWLILYCQRKKESCPAVDFFMFGHRHLAQDLCLDESGRRYINLGDWFSQPTFACLEDGKLRLHYFEHPEGLAILQPQNLSELPT is encoded by the coding sequence ATGTCAGCGCGTATTTATTTTGCTTCAGATATTCATTTGGGAGTAGCCAATTCGGCAAAAAGGGAACGACAATTTGTTCGTTGGTTACAAACTATTTTAGCAGACGAAGAGGCTGAAGCCTTGTATTTGGTCGGCGATATATTTGATTTTTGGTTTGAATATAAAACGGTGGTGCCCAAAGGTTTTTTGAGAACTTTGGGAATATTGGCGCAATTGGCCGATCGGGGAGTAGTTTTACATTTATTTACGGGTAATCATGACGTTTGGATGTTTGATTACTTTGAAAAAGAATTAGGTGCAAAAATTTATCGTGATCCAATTCAAGTTTGTTTGCAAGGCCAAAACTTTTTGATTGGGCATGGCGATGGCTTGGGGCCAGGCGATCATGGCTACAAATTCATCAAGAAAATTTTTAGAAATTCTTTTTGTCAGTGGTTATTTCGCTGGTTGCATCCAGATATTGGAGCGGCTTTAGCGCAATTTTTTTCGCATTCTAGCCGAGCGGCCCAAGATGGTCCCCAAGATTTTTTAGGCACTGAAAAAGAGTGGTTAATTTTATATTGCCAGCGAAAAAAAGAGAGTTGCCCAGCAGTTGATTTTTTTATGTTTGGCCACCGACATTTGGCACAAGACCTGTGCTTAGATGAAAGTGGTCGCCGTTATATTAACTTGGGCGATTGGTTTTCGCAGCCCACTTTTGCTTGTTTAGAAGATGGAAAGTTGCGTTTGCATTATTTTGAACATCCGGAGGGCTTAGCAATTTTGCAGCCGCAAAATTTGTCCGAGCTTCCGACTTAA